A single Uloborus diversus isolate 005 chromosome 7, Udiv.v.3.1, whole genome shotgun sequence DNA region contains:
- the LOC129226472 gene encoding U24-ctenitoxin-Pn1a-like, with amino-acid sequence MFKYEMQVIVYVVSFLPLFFAWEYPGYPGVDCPAARLKMQEDPDNRWMLPRCQPDGTFADLQCHEERPSACMCVAPDGSPLTLPGFGLPVKSCDCFLAQYNIHEYNPQAEMPKCRGDGFFEPLQCSRATGKCWCVTLKGDPLGLPSEHTLSCDEL; translated from the exons gtGAGCTTTCTGCCACTGTTTTTCGCGTGGGAATATCCTGGCTATC CCGGGGTGGATTGTCCGGCGGCTAGGCTGAAGATGCAAGAAGATCCAGATAACAGGTGGATGCTTCCGCGTTGCCAACCGGATGGAACGTTTGCAGACCTGCAGTGCCACGAAGAACGGCCGTCCGCGTGCATGTGTGTGGCTCCGGACGGATCTCCCCTGACACTTCCCGGCTTCGGTCTTCCGGTTAAAAGCTGCGATTGCTTCTTGGCTCAGTATAATATCCATGAATACA ATCCGCAGGCCGAAATGCCCAAATGTCGAGGGGATGGCTTTTTTGAGCCACTTCAATGCAGCCGTGCCACTGGGAAATGCTGGTGCGTCACTCTAAAAGGAGATCCACTAGGACTGCCTTCAGAACATACCCTTTCATGTGATGAACTCtga